A stretch of Endozoicomonas sp. SCSIO W0465 DNA encodes these proteins:
- the glmM gene encoding phosphoglucosamine mutase — translation MARKYFGTDGVRGKVGEFPITPDFVLKLGWAAGRVLAEEGEGKVIIGKDTRISGYMFESALEAGLSAAGIDVVLTGPMPTPAIAYLTRTFNGQAGIVISASHNPFYDNGIKFFAGDGTKLSDDVEQKIEALLESEIDVVDSQSLGKVTRMNDAAGRYIEYCKGSTSQQLDLRGMKMVIDAGHGATYQVGPAVFCELGAEVITMGTHPDGVNINENAGSTNPEGMAARVRETGADLGIAFDGDGDRVIMVDDQGEIVDGDQLLFIIAMDRHSRGILNGGVVGTLMTNLGMEKALEAAGIPFARAKVGDRYVNELLIANDWQLGGESSGHIICRDASTTGDGIVSALKVLKAMQTAGQSLSEMVGAITLYPQVMINVRVQNKRDTDGIPGIVDAVKKAEREMAGKGRVLLRPSGTEPVIRVMVEGEDGAQVKAQAEQLAKVVEQEMC, via the coding sequence ATGGCGCGTAAATATTTTGGTACTGATGGAGTTCGGGGAAAGGTTGGTGAATTTCCCATCACACCGGACTTTGTCCTGAAGCTGGGTTGGGCCGCAGGCCGGGTACTGGCTGAGGAAGGTGAAGGGAAGGTCATTATTGGCAAAGATACCCGCATTTCCGGCTATATGTTTGAGTCCGCTCTTGAGGCAGGTCTGTCTGCTGCCGGTATTGATGTTGTCCTGACCGGTCCAATGCCGACCCCTGCTATTGCCTATCTGACCCGAACCTTTAATGGGCAGGCGGGTATTGTGATCAGCGCCTCCCATAACCCATTTTACGACAATGGTATAAAGTTCTTTGCCGGTGACGGTACCAAGTTATCCGACGACGTTGAACAAAAGATTGAAGCATTGCTCGAGTCAGAAATTGACGTGGTTGATTCCCAGAGCCTGGGAAAAGTGACCCGGATGAATGATGCTGCAGGCCGGTACATTGAGTACTGCAAGGGCAGCACTTCCCAGCAGCTGGATCTGCGTGGCATGAAAATGGTGATTGATGCCGGTCATGGTGCAACTTATCAGGTTGGACCTGCAGTTTTTTGTGAACTGGGTGCTGAAGTGATCACAATGGGCACTCATCCGGATGGCGTCAATATCAATGAGAATGCAGGCTCTACCAACCCGGAAGGCATGGCAGCCAGAGTTCGGGAAACCGGTGCGGATCTGGGGATTGCTTTTGACGGTGATGGAGACCGGGTCATTATGGTGGATGATCAGGGGGAGATCGTCGATGGTGACCAGCTGCTCTTTATTATTGCCATGGACCGCCATTCCAGAGGAATATTGAATGGTGGTGTGGTGGGTACCTTGATGACCAATCTGGGGATGGAGAAGGCGCTTGAAGCTGCCGGGATACCATTTGCCAGGGCCAAAGTTGGTGACCGTTATGTTAATGAACTGCTGATAGCCAATGACTGGCAGCTGGGTGGTGAGTCTTCAGGCCACATTATCTGTCGCGATGCATCGACTACCGGTGATGGTATTGTGTCAGCCCTGAAAGTATTAAAAGCGATGCAAACAGCAGGTCAGTCTCTGTCAGAAATGGTAGGGGCGATTACCCTTTATCCACAAGTGATGATCAATGTTCGGGTTCAGAATAAGCGGGATACTGATGGTATTCCCGGTATTGTTGACGCGGTAAAAAAAGCAGAACGGGAAATGGCTGGCAAAGGCCGTGTACTTCTGAGACCTTCCGGAACAGAACCGGTTATCCGGGTGATGGTTGAGGGTGAAGATGGTGCCCAGGTAAAGGCTCAGGCTGAACAACTGGCAAAAGTGGTTGAGCAGGAAATGTGCTGA
- the tpiA gene encoding triose-phosphate isomerase produces MRQPLVAGNWKMNGSSDSIRELVDGILSGLETKAEVLVFPPSVYVQQVRDLLKGSPVKFGVQNASDKLSGAYTGEISPLMAKDLGCEYVLIGHSERRSLYGETDADVAAKFCALVDQGLVPVLCVGETLSEREAGDTMKVVAHQINTVLRTAGSERLANFVIAYEPVWAIGTGLTATPEQAQEVHAEIRALLAESDPSMADRTRVLYGGSMKADNAAELMSQPDVDGGLIGGASLVAADFKVICHAAG; encoded by the coding sequence ATGCGTCAGCCACTGGTAGCCGGAAACTGGAAGATGAATGGGTCTTCAGACAGTATCCGTGAGCTTGTTGATGGAATCCTTTCTGGACTTGAAACGAAGGCTGAGGTGCTCGTTTTTCCACCTAGTGTATACGTTCAGCAGGTACGCGACTTGCTGAAGGGGTCTCCTGTTAAATTTGGTGTGCAAAATGCCTCCGATAAGTTGTCAGGAGCCTACACAGGTGAAATCTCTCCTCTGATGGCCAAAGACCTTGGCTGTGAATATGTACTGATTGGTCACTCTGAGCGTCGCTCCCTCTATGGCGAAACCGATGCTGATGTGGCTGCGAAATTCTGTGCTCTGGTTGATCAGGGTCTGGTGCCAGTCCTTTGTGTTGGTGAGACTCTGTCGGAACGCGAAGCTGGTGACACTATGAAAGTAGTGGCTCATCAGATTAATACTGTGCTTCGAACTGCTGGTTCGGAGCGTCTGGCTAATTTTGTAATTGCCTATGAACCAGTTTGGGCTATTGGAACTGGTCTGACTGCAACCCCGGAGCAGGCGCAGGAAGTTCATGCTGAAATTCGTGCGCTGCTGGCAGAAAGCGATCCGTCCATGGCGGACAGAACCCGTGTTCTGTATGGTGGTAGCATGAAGGCTGACAACGCGGCAGAACTGATGAGCCAGCCTGATGTTGATGGTGGTCTGATTGGTGGAGCTTCGCTGGTAGCTGCTGATTTCAAGGTGATTTGTCACGCTGCGGGATAG
- the secG gene encoding preprotein translocase subunit SecG, producing METIILLVHVLVAVGVIALIMLQQGKGAETGASFGSGASQTVFGSQGSANFLSRTTAILATIFFVTSIGLAMMARQKADSVADVGLPSVQVEQIVPVNDAPFSVDSLEDATESDAPVLESQPVESSGFNSSENTQ from the coding sequence ATGGAAACCATTATTCTTCTTGTGCACGTGCTGGTAGCTGTTGGCGTGATCGCTCTGATCATGCTGCAGCAGGGCAAAGGTGCAGAAACAGGAGCCAGTTTTGGCTCAGGGGCTTCTCAAACGGTGTTTGGGAGTCAGGGCTCAGCAAACTTTCTGAGTCGTACGACCGCTATTCTGGCAACGATTTTTTTCGTAACCAGTATCGGTTTGGCGATGATGGCCAGGCAGAAAGCTGACAGTGTTGCTGATGTCGGTTTGCCTTCTGTTCAGGTTGAACAGATTGTGCCGGTAAACGACGCACCTTTTTCGGTTGATTCATTAGAAGATGCTACCGAAAGCGATGCGCCTGTGTTAGAGTCTCAGCCGGTTGAGAGCAGTGGCTTCAATAGCTCTGAAAACACGCAGTAA
- a CDS encoding F-box/WD40 repeat-containing protein, with protein MIEKHHNASASLYDIPSTSSTVGSVSNQDEKSHKRKSHQKNSWQLHNSTKCPGNSFGRSEIFANKGITALPNELVVKILSNLDIRNVSACKRVNSLWEALVDKNHLQALAFSRSRHHQPFLQPVEHYHLFVRSWLTGFSNKGKELAGQLDNILEHQYFPEILFFNIAQLLANTKLLTCQNVYTAHHSGTVDNTSFNLDGIHFATASRDKTTKILRLVAGQWLEKATIQHSNWVNNASFSPGGRYLVTASEDHTAKIRELVAGQWQEKATIQHSDWVMNAKFSPDGTYLVTSSLDHSAKIWGLVAGQWQEIATIHHSNWVMNANFSPDGSLLVTASRDTTAKIWELVSGQWYEKATIQHLKPVINASFSPNGRHLMTSGHKTAIIWEPDAGQWHKKFFIQHSAQLSDASFSPDGSHFATASFDNTAIIWGLVAGKWQEKATIQHSDQVMNASFSPDGSHLATASHDGTAKIWGIVNGHWQEKATIVHSNQVNSVSFSPDGTHLATASEDHTTQIWGIFAGQWQKKDTIRHAKSVKSGRFSPDGSHLVTTLGDGPTKIWLLKQAANVAEITLRTHHLTISNTS; from the coding sequence ATGATTGAAAAGCATCACAATGCAAGCGCATCACTCTATGACATACCCAGTACCAGCTCGACCGTTGGCTCTGTTTCTAATCAAGATGAAAAGTCTCATAAAAGAAAGTCTCATCAAAAAAACAGCTGGCAGCTACACAATTCAACAAAGTGCCCGGGTAACTCATTTGGACGATCGGAAATTTTTGCTAACAAAGGTATAACAGCCCTTCCAAATGAATTGGTGGTAAAAATCCTTTCCAACCTGGACATAAGAAATGTTTCTGCTTGCAAGCGAGTAAACAGCCTCTGGGAAGCACTTGTTGATAAAAATCACTTACAAGCCCTCGCTTTCAGTCGAAGTCGCCACCATCAACCTTTTCTACAACCCGTTGAGCACTACCATTTATTCGTCAGAAGCTGGCTAACAGGATTTAGCAACAAAGGAAAAGAATTAGCCGGCCAGTTAGATAATATCCTGGAGCATCAATACTTCCCTGAGATATTATTTTTCAACATTGCCCAACTATTAGCTAACACAAAGCTTTTAACCTGCCAAAATGTATACACCGCCCATCATTCTGGCACGGTGGACAATACCAGCTTCAACCTCGACGGAATTCACTTTGCGACAGCCTCTCGCGATAAAACCACTAAAATCTTAAGGCTTGTTGCGGGGCAATGGTTGGAAAAAGCCACCATCCAACATTCAAATTGGGTGAATAATGCCAGCTTCAGCCCCGGGGGGCGTTACCTTGTGACAGCCTCTGAAGATCACACCGCCAAAATCCGGGAGCTTGTTGCCGGACAATGGCAGGAAAAAGCGACCATCCAACATTCTGATTGGGTGATGAATGCCAAGTTCAGCCCCGATGGAACTTATCTTGTAACATCTTCTCTCGATCACTCCGCTAAAATCTGGGGACTTGTTGCCGGGCAATGGCAGGAAATAGCCACTATCCACCATTCTAATTGGGTGATGAATGCCAACTTCAGCCCCGATGGAAGTCTCCTTGTAACGGCCTCCCGGGATACCACGGCCAAAATCTGGGAACTTGTTTCCGGACAATGGTACGAAAAAGCTACCATCCAACATCTTAAACCGGTAATCAACGCCAGCTTTAGCCCCAATGGACGCCACCTTATGACATCTGGTCATAAAACTGCGATAATCTGGGAGCCTGATGCCGGACAATGGCATAAAAAATTCTTCATACAGCATTCTGCTCAGTTGAGCGATGCCAGCTTCAGCCCCGATGGCAGTCACTTTGCGACAGCCTCTTTTGATAACACCGCCATAATCTGGGGACTAGTTGCTGGGAAATGGCAGGAAAAAGCGACCATCCAGCACTCTGACCAGGTAATGAATGCCAGCTTCAGCCCCGATGGAAGTCACCTTGCGACAGCCTCACACGATGGAACCGCCAAAATCTGGGGGATTGTTAACGGGCATTGGCAGGAAAAAGCCACCATCGTTCATTCAAACCAGGTAAATAGTGTCAGCTTCAGCCCCGATGGAACCCACCTTGCAACAGCCTCTGAGGATCACACAACCCAAATCTGGGGGATTTTTGCCGGACAATGGCAGAAAAAAGACACCATTCGCCACGCTAAATCGGTGAAAAGTGGCCGCTTCAGCCCCGATGGCAGCCACCTTGTAACAACCCTTGGCGATGGCCCCACCAAAATCTGGCTGTTGAAACAGGCTGCTAACGTGGCAGAAATTACCCTTCGTACTCACCACCTCACTATTTCCAACACCTCTTAA
- the rimP gene encoding ribosome maturation factor RimP: protein MAGKQSQLETLIEPIVESLDYRLWGIEFVSRGRNSLLRVYIDAENGISLDDCEKVSRQVSAVMDVEDPIADEYTLEVSSPGLDRPLFRLEQYEMMTGYVANLRLRVPFEGRRKYRGIIKGIEDQDVVIEADGHELLLPIESIEKAQVIPQFD from the coding sequence GTGGCAGGTAAGCAGTCGCAGCTGGAGACACTTATCGAGCCGATTGTGGAGTCGCTTGATTACCGTCTCTGGGGTATTGAGTTTGTTTCCCGTGGGCGGAATTCGCTGCTTCGGGTTTATATCGATGCAGAAAATGGCATCAGCCTGGATGATTGTGAAAAAGTCAGCCGTCAGGTGAGTGCCGTTATGGATGTAGAAGACCCCATTGCAGACGAATATACCTTGGAAGTATCTTCTCCGGGATTGGACAGGCCGCTGTTCCGGCTTGAGCAGTATGAGATGATGACTGGCTATGTAGCCAATCTACGCCTGAGGGTGCCTTTTGAAGGGCGCAGAAAGTATCGGGGCATCATCAAGGGAATTGAAGATCAGGATGTCGTTATAGAGGCCGATGGCCATGAGCTTCTGTTGCCAATCGAGAGTATCGAGAAGGCGCAGGTGATACCACAGTTCGACTGA
- the nusA gene encoding transcription termination factor NusA, protein MSKEILLVVESVSNEKGVPPEVIFEALETALATATKKRYETEVDIRVAINRANGEYDTFRRWTVVADEDFEFPGMHLTLDEGKEQDESLEIGGIWEEPIESVGFGRIAAQTAKQVIVQKVREAERLQMVEQYRDKMGTLISGTVKKTTRDSIIVDLGNNAEAVLKKDQVLPRENFRMGAHVRALLHEVSTEGRGPQLMLSRTAPAMLIELFRIEVPEISEEVIEIRGAARDPGSRAKIAVKTNDGRIDPVGACVGMRGARVQAVSGELGNERVDIVLYDDNPVQYVINAMQPAEVASIVVDEDKGTMDIAVSEDNLAQAIGRGGQNVRLASELTGWILNVMTEEDAAAKQEQEAGRVVQTFRERLDVDDDLAELLVAEGFTSMEEIAYVPLEEMLAIEGFDEEIVEQLRSRAKDQLLTQAIAQEEKLDGTQPADDLLNMEGMEQQLAYELASRGVVTMEDLAEQSIDDLLDIEGMDEDRAGELIMTARKPWFEEAGN, encoded by the coding sequence ATGAGTAAAGAGATTCTGTTGGTCGTAGAGTCCGTATCCAATGAGAAGGGAGTACCGCCCGAGGTCATCTTTGAGGCGTTGGAAACCGCTCTGGCGACAGCGACCAAAAAACGGTATGAAACCGAAGTGGATATCCGGGTGGCGATCAACCGGGCTAATGGGGAGTACGATACCTTCCGTCGCTGGACTGTGGTTGCGGACGAGGATTTTGAGTTTCCCGGCATGCATCTGACGCTTGATGAAGGCAAGGAGCAGGATGAGTCTCTTGAAATCGGTGGTATCTGGGAAGAGCCGATTGAGTCGGTCGGTTTTGGGCGTATTGCCGCCCAGACAGCCAAGCAGGTGATTGTTCAGAAGGTGCGTGAAGCTGAGCGCCTGCAGATGGTTGAACAGTACCGTGACAAAATGGGTACCCTCATTTCCGGTACCGTTAAGAAGACAACCCGTGACAGCATTATTGTGGATCTGGGCAATAACGCTGAGGCGGTATTAAAGAAAGATCAGGTCTTGCCCCGTGAAAACTTCAGAATGGGTGCTCATGTTCGGGCTTTGCTCCATGAAGTTTCCACTGAGGGGCGCGGTCCCCAGTTGATGCTGTCAAGAACAGCACCGGCCATGCTGATTGAGCTGTTTCGTATTGAAGTTCCTGAAATTTCAGAAGAAGTGATTGAGATTCGAGGTGCTGCCAGAGATCCGGGTTCTCGGGCCAAGATAGCCGTAAAAACCAATGACGGCCGGATTGATCCGGTAGGTGCCTGCGTTGGTATGCGTGGTGCCCGTGTTCAGGCGGTTTCCGGCGAACTGGGCAATGAGCGTGTTGATATTGTGCTTTACGATGATAACCCGGTTCAGTACGTGATTAACGCCATGCAGCCGGCAGAAGTGGCTTCGATCGTTGTTGATGAAGACAAAGGCACGATGGATATTGCCGTCAGTGAAGATAATCTGGCCCAGGCCATTGGACGAGGTGGTCAGAACGTCCGCCTCGCCAGTGAGCTGACAGGCTGGATCCTGAATGTCATGACCGAAGAAGATGCCGCCGCCAAGCAGGAGCAGGAAGCGGGTCGGGTGGTTCAGACCTTCAGGGAAAGGCTGGATGTTGATGATGATCTGGCAGAACTGCTGGTGGCGGAAGGTTTTACCTCCATGGAAGAAATTGCATACGTTCCCTTGGAGGAGATGCTGGCCATTGAAGGCTTTGATGAAGAGATCGTTGAACAGTTGCGCTCAAGGGCCAAGGATCAGTTATTGACTCAGGCCATTGCCCAGGAAGAAAAGCTCGATGGTACCCAGCCTGCTGATGACCTTCTGAATATGGAAGGTATGGAGCAGCAACTGGCCTATGAGCTGGCCAGTCGCGGTGTCGTCACGATGGAAGACCTGGCTGAACAGTCGATCGATGACCTTCTGGATATTGAAGGAATGGATGAAGATCGGGCTGGTGAGCTGATCATGACGGCACGGAAACCGTGGTTTGAAGAAGCGGGTAACTGA